A genome region from Hymenobacter tibetensis includes the following:
- a CDS encoding putative sulfate/molybdate transporter, translating to MPLTAPPLPRRPRLRFDRNELAGALGDLGTDLPLLIGVLAASGADSASVLVMFGLMQVFSGLWYGMPMPVQPLKAFAALVIAQKLPGRVIYGGGLAIGISMFFLSVTGLIDSLARLVPKPVVRGIQFGLALQLATLALKQYVPADGLPGYALAAVGFVVTVVLLGNRRWPAALVVIALGVVYALFFKLDLGTAQRAIGLHLPSWHTPAWADVAQGALLLALPQIPLSLGNSILATRQIAHDYFPERNLTVKQISFTYALMNLVNPFLGGFPVCHGSGGMVGHYAFGARTGGSVVLYGALFLVLGLFFSQGFQQVVQIFPLPILGVLLLFESLTLAALVRDLVADKAGLLLALLTGLLCAGLPYGYLVGLVVGTGLHYAMQKGWVGIGK from the coding sequence ATGCCTCTCACCGCTCCTCCCCTGCCCCGCCGTCCGCGTCTGCGTTTCGACCGAAACGAGCTGGCAGGCGCTTTAGGAGACTTGGGCACCGACCTGCCTTTGCTGATTGGGGTGCTGGCGGCTTCTGGGGCCGATAGTGCCAGCGTATTGGTGATGTTTGGCTTGATGCAGGTGTTCTCGGGGCTGTGGTACGGCATGCCGATGCCGGTGCAACCCCTCAAAGCATTTGCAGCCCTGGTTATTGCGCAGAAGCTACCGGGCCGGGTGATTTACGGTGGCGGACTGGCTATCGGCATCAGCATGTTCTTTCTCTCGGTTACGGGCCTGATTGACTCTTTGGCGCGCCTAGTACCCAAGCCCGTGGTGCGCGGCATTCAGTTTGGGCTGGCGTTGCAGCTGGCTACCTTAGCCCTCAAACAGTACGTGCCCGCCGATGGCCTGCCCGGCTACGCGCTGGCTGCCGTTGGGTTTGTGGTTACGGTGGTGCTACTCGGCAACCGCCGCTGGCCGGCGGCGCTGGTTGTTATTGCGCTGGGTGTAGTGTACGCCCTGTTTTTCAAGCTCGACTTGGGCACTGCCCAACGTGCCATAGGGCTTCATCTTCCTTCCTGGCATACGCCCGCCTGGGCCGATGTTGCGCAAGGAGCCTTGCTGCTGGCGCTGCCTCAGATTCCGTTGTCGCTGGGCAACTCCATACTGGCTACTCGCCAAATAGCCCACGACTACTTTCCGGAGCGCAACCTTACCGTCAAGCAAATCAGCTTCACGTACGCCCTCATGAACCTAGTGAATCCGTTCCTGGGTGGCTTTCCGGTATGCCATGGATCGGGGGGCATGGTGGGGCACTACGCGTTTGGAGCACGCACGGGCGGCTCTGTGGTGCTCTACGGCGCGTTATTTCTGGTTCTAGGGTTGTTTTTCAGCCAAGGGTTCCAGCAAGTGGTGCAGATATTCCCGCTCCCGATTCTAGGTGTTTTACTACTGTTTGAGTCTCTGACCCTCGCGGCCCTGGTGCGCGACTTGGTAGCAGACAAAGCGGGCTTGCTGCTGGCCTTACTGACGGGTTTGCTTTGTGCAGGCTTGCCTTACGGCTATCTGGTAGGCTTGGTAGTGGGCACGGGCTTGCATTACGCTATGCAAAAAGGCTGGGTCGGAATTGGGAAGTAG
- a CDS encoding MFS transporter small subunit, with amino-acid sequence MEHTSSNGPDATPSSGVALAVAWLFVGIPLAWGVTQTFIKALSLFK; translated from the coding sequence ATGGAACATACTTCTTCTAACGGTCCGGATGCTACGCCTAGCTCCGGCGTTGCACTGGCAGTAGCCTGGCTATTCGTGGGTATTCCCCTCGCCTGGGGCGTTACCCAAACGTTTATCAAGGCACTGTCGCTGTTCAAGTAA
- a CDS encoding NTP transferase domain-containing protein — protein sequence MPTNSTPHRKHAQLVRPSIGEFSRHELAILGAPCGRIKELVARLLPHLEPTLRVAYVDADHAAGDDAAQGGTGGVDAILQAGASAELTDKITFRRLDLRRGLDTFAQQEWMHQQSLVLVNGNHFRARQQLIILDPAKPLQKKLDRLTDVRLILLPEGVTELPDYLQEHLQSADIPCLGLSDTEAIAAAVLQHWQQQQPRLRGLVLAGGQSQRMGQDKSRLTYHGQQEQRAYAAELLAPFCEDVLVSCRPDQVTELQAAGLAPLPDTFLGLGPMSGLLSAFQQDPDAAWLVVACDLPFLTDATLGHLVAHRHAGRMATAYRSPENEWPEPLITIWEPRSYGTLLRFLSLGYSCPRKALINSDIELLPPPAPTELRNINTPEQQAEALKEIEGR from the coding sequence ATGCCGACTAACTCCACGCCGCACCGCAAACACGCGCAACTCGTCCGGCCCAGCATCGGCGAATTCAGCCGCCACGAGCTAGCTATTCTGGGGGCTCCCTGTGGCCGCATCAAAGAGCTGGTAGCCCGTCTGCTGCCTCACCTCGAACCCACGCTGCGCGTAGCGTACGTGGATGCCGACCATGCTGCCGGCGACGACGCAGCCCAAGGTGGAACTGGCGGAGTTGATGCTATTCTGCAAGCCGGAGCCAGCGCTGAGCTAACCGACAAAATCACCTTCCGCCGCCTCGATCTGCGCCGGGGCCTCGACACATTTGCGCAGCAGGAATGGATGCACCAGCAAAGCCTGGTGCTGGTGAACGGCAACCACTTTCGCGCCCGCCAACAGCTTATCATCCTCGACCCAGCAAAGCCCCTCCAGAAAAAGCTTGACCGCCTAACGGATGTACGTCTGATTCTGCTGCCCGAAGGAGTAACTGAACTGCCCGACTATTTGCAGGAGCATTTGCAGAGTGCCGACATTCCCTGCTTAGGCTTGTCTGATACCGAGGCCATTGCGGCGGCAGTGCTTCAACACTGGCAGCAGCAGCAGCCTCGTTTGCGCGGGTTGGTGCTGGCGGGTGGGCAAAGCCAACGCATGGGCCAAGACAAAAGCCGCCTTACCTACCATGGCCAGCAGGAGCAGCGGGCATACGCTGCCGAACTGCTAGCCCCGTTCTGCGAAGACGTGCTGGTGTCCTGCCGCCCCGACCAAGTAACTGAACTGCAAGCCGCCGGCCTGGCACCGTTACCCGATACGTTTCTGGGACTAGGCCCCATGAGTGGCCTGCTGTCGGCGTTTCAACAGGACCCTGACGCCGCCTGGCTGGTAGTAGCCTGCGACTTGCCTTTCCTGACGGACGCTACCCTAGGACATTTGGTAGCGCATCGCCACGCAGGTCGTATGGCCACTGCCTACCGCAGTCCAGAAAACGAATGGCCCGAGCCGCTCATCACCATCTGGGAACCCCGTAGCTACGGCACACTGCTGCGTTTCTTGAGCTTAGGCTATTCTTGCCCCCGTAAAGCCCTCATCAACTCGGATATTGAACTGTTGCCGCCGCCGGCCCCAACAGAGCTGCGCAACATCAACACGCCAGAGCAGCAGGCCGAAGCACTGAAAGAAATAGAGGGGCGCTAG
- the moaC gene encoding cyclic pyranopterin monophosphate synthase MoaC, with product MSDSSKLTHLNAAGQPAMVDVGAKTATRRVARARSRVVLGAEILALVQDGDLPTRKGPVFQTAILAGIMGAKRTSELIPLCHPLGLDDCQVRIEVQAPDAVLIECTASVTGKTGVEMEALTGASVAALTIYDMCKALSHNIVIQETRLLSKTGGKQDFHHAD from the coding sequence ATGTCTGACTCCTCTAAGCTCACCCACCTCAACGCCGCTGGTCAGCCCGCTATGGTAGACGTGGGTGCCAAAACGGCCACCCGTCGGGTGGCCCGCGCCCGTAGCCGCGTGGTGCTCGGTGCCGAAATTCTGGCCTTGGTACAAGACGGCGACCTGCCTACTCGCAAGGGGCCGGTGTTTCAAACGGCTATTCTGGCGGGCATTATGGGGGCCAAACGAACGTCGGAGCTGATTCCGCTTTGCCACCCGCTGGGCCTCGACGACTGCCAGGTGCGCATTGAGGTGCAAGCTCCCGACGCCGTACTGATTGAGTGCACAGCCAGCGTAACCGGCAAAACCGGCGTGGAAATGGAGGCTCTCACTGGTGCTTCGGTGGCGGCCCTCACCATTTATGACATGTGCAAGGCCCTTTCGCACAACATCGTTATTCAGGAAACCCGGCTGCTCAGCAAAACCGGCGGCAAACAAGACTTCCATCATGCCGACTAA
- a CDS encoding DUF7009 family protein, with protein MKLRLEDNTLRLRLSSEEVEAFQQEGRLETVVPLGPSVSDRLVYALQRDETATDSALGISYTAGRVVVRLPPSVADTWTSSEEVSLRGTVAVADNQVVHILVEKDLGCKH; from the coding sequence ATGAAACTCCGTCTCGAAGACAACACGCTCCGCCTCCGCCTATCCTCCGAAGAAGTGGAAGCTTTCCAGCAAGAAGGCCGCCTCGAAACTGTGGTACCCCTGGGCCCATCCGTCTCCGACCGACTCGTGTACGCGCTCCAGCGCGACGAAACGGCCACTGATTCCGCCCTTGGCATCTCTTATACGGCTGGCCGGGTAGTAGTGCGCCTGCCCCCCTCCGTTGCCGACACCTGGACCTCTTCCGAGGAGGTCAGCCTACGTGGTACCGTCGCAGTTGCCGACAACCAAGTTGTACATATATTAGTAGAAAAGGACCTCGGCTGTAAGCACTAG
- a CDS encoding molybdopterin molybdotransferase MoeA, whose amino-acid sequence MLSVEEATRRVAATVRLLPPEFLALPLAAGRILREDLRADRDFPPFNRVAMDGIAVCFAAIATGQTEFQIERTQFAGQPPTPQLDPLAATEIMTGAMLPEGTDTVIRYEDLLFRTDEVTGHRYATVVVPPIHTGHNVHAQAADRRQGDLLLPAGTYLGAAELAVAATVGAATVAVTRFPRVAVVSTGDELVPIATRPLPHQIRRSNALMLQAAAEQVGAITQTFHFDDDVAVLQQNLPALLEQFDAVILSGGVSKGKADFLPEVLRELGVEQVFHEVQQRPGKPFWFGKRPEGAVVFALPGNPVSTFVNFYRYARPWLLAIQQPATALPSTGPVPAILATDVSFRPKLTHFLLVRLEHAANGQLLAHPERAGGSGDLASLLASNAFLELPPEQELFSAGTVLPAWRFRD is encoded by the coding sequence ATGCTCTCCGTAGAAGAAGCCACCCGCCGCGTTGCGGCCACCGTTCGCCTGTTGCCCCCCGAGTTTTTGGCGCTTCCGTTAGCTGCGGGCCGCATTCTGCGCGAAGACCTACGCGCCGACCGGGACTTCCCCCCCTTCAACCGTGTGGCCATGGACGGTATTGCCGTTTGCTTTGCAGCCATTGCAACCGGACAAACCGAGTTTCAAATCGAGCGCACGCAGTTTGCGGGCCAGCCGCCTACGCCTCAACTCGACCCGCTGGCCGCCACTGAAATCATGACCGGCGCGATGCTGCCCGAGGGCACCGACACGGTGATTCGCTACGAAGACCTACTCTTTCGCACCGACGAAGTTACTGGCCACCGCTATGCTACCGTGGTAGTGCCGCCCATCCATACCGGGCACAACGTGCATGCCCAAGCCGCCGACCGCCGCCAGGGAGACTTGCTGTTACCTGCGGGCACCTACTTGGGAGCAGCCGAACTGGCCGTGGCCGCCACGGTTGGGGCGGCTACCGTTGCCGTAACGCGCTTTCCCCGGGTGGCCGTGGTGAGTACCGGCGACGAGCTGGTACCTATTGCCACGCGTCCTCTCCCCCACCAGATTCGGCGCTCCAATGCCCTGATGCTGCAAGCCGCTGCCGAGCAGGTAGGCGCCATCACCCAGACCTTTCATTTCGACGACGATGTGGCGGTGTTGCAGCAGAACCTTCCCGCACTACTAGAGCAGTTCGATGCTGTAATTCTGAGCGGAGGGGTATCGAAGGGCAAAGCCGATTTCTTGCCGGAGGTGCTGCGCGAGCTAGGCGTAGAGCAGGTGTTTCATGAGGTACAGCAGCGGCCTGGCAAGCCGTTCTGGTTTGGTAAGCGCCCAGAGGGAGCCGTAGTGTTTGCGCTGCCGGGCAATCCGGTGTCCACGTTCGTCAACTTCTACCGTTACGCTCGGCCCTGGCTGCTCGCCATACAGCAACCCGCCACCGCCTTACCCAGCACCGGCCCCGTGCCGGCTATCTTGGCCACCGACGTCAGCTTCCGCCCCAAGCTCACGCATTTCCTCTTGGTGCGGCTGGAACACGCCGCCAATGGTCAGCTATTGGCTCATCCCGAGCGCGCCGGCGGCTCCGGCGACTTGGCCAGCCTACTAGCCAGCAATGCGTTCCTAGAGCTTCCCCCCGAGCAGGAACTGTTCTCGGCTGGTACCGTGCTACCCGCGTGGCGGTTTAGAGACTAG
- a CDS encoding molybdenum cofactor biosynthesis protein MoaE yields the protein MPPLITIDLIDQPIDVAAALQLVQADGAGAVNAFIGTVRNKSTGRPVVRLEYEAYDSMALHQLRKVVVQAQEQWPMLEKAVVIHRKGTLQIGDVAVIVAVSTPHRAESFAACQYIIDTLKQVVTIWKKEFYEDGDVWVAAHP from the coding sequence GTGCCCCCATTGATTACCATCGACCTCATTGATCAGCCCATTGACGTAGCCGCGGCCTTGCAGTTGGTGCAAGCGGATGGCGCCGGAGCGGTTAACGCTTTTATTGGTACCGTCCGCAACAAAAGCACCGGCCGGCCAGTCGTCCGCCTGGAATACGAAGCTTACGACAGCATGGCGCTGCACCAGCTCCGCAAGGTGGTGGTGCAGGCACAGGAGCAATGGCCCATGCTTGAAAAAGCGGTGGTCATTCACCGGAAAGGCACCCTGCAAATTGGCGACGTGGCCGTGATAGTAGCCGTTTCGACGCCCCACCGTGCCGAGAGCTTTGCCGCTTGCCAATACATCATCGACACCCTAAAGCAGGTAGTAACCATCTGGAAGAAAGAGTTTTACGAAGACGGCGACGTATGGGTAGCGGCCCACCCGTAG
- a CDS encoding putative signal transducing protein — protein MSDEPADESIILLASFANAISAHLAKNQLEAAEIPCFISNENRPYGPISGGVRLHVRRRDLAAAQDLLHANQVPMQALPFIDEVDAAAQTVRCPRCHHTDVVCRQEPEPNDSLLTKLRLWIMAPEKPQCHCFQCGLDFEG, from the coding sequence ATGTCCGACGAGCCCGCCGACGAATCCATCATCCTGCTAGCGTCCTTCGCCAACGCTATATCGGCGCATCTAGCTAAAAACCAGCTGGAAGCGGCCGAAATCCCCTGCTTTATCAGCAACGAGAACCGGCCCTACGGTCCCATTTCCGGTGGGGTGCGCCTGCACGTGCGTCGGCGCGACTTGGCTGCCGCTCAGGACCTTCTGCATGCCAACCAGGTGCCTATGCAAGCCCTGCCCTTCATTGATGAAGTGGACGCTGCGGCGCAAACCGTCCGGTGCCCCCGCTGTCACCACACTGATGTGGTCTGCCGCCAAGAACCCGAGCCTAACGATAGTCTGCTCACCAAGCTTCGCCTTTGGATAATGGCCCCAGAAAAGCCCCAATGCCACTGCTTCCAGTGCGGGCTGGACTTCGAGGGGTGA
- a CDS encoding alpha/beta hydrolase, producing MKLLVMLLAVGGALYFGVCVLVYFQQERLLFFPQKLAANYRFSFGTPFQERWFKTADGTRLHALLFTVPASKGLVFYLHGNAGALDSWGEEASTYTRLGYEVLLLDYRGYGKSGGQIESQAQFLQDVETVYQHLLTEYPENRVVLVGYSLGTGAAAWLAARHQPRLLLLQAPYPSLRALARQYYPWVPAFLVRYPMATYKLLPQVTSPIVIFHGDQDEVIAYQLAASLKAALKPQDHFITLPGVGHNTITNSLAYQEAIGHFLGQ from the coding sequence ATGAAGCTTCTGGTTATGTTGCTTGCCGTAGGTGGCGCGCTTTACTTCGGGGTGTGCGTACTGGTGTATTTCCAGCAAGAGCGCCTATTGTTCTTTCCGCAGAAGCTAGCCGCCAATTACCGCTTCTCGTTCGGGACACCGTTTCAGGAGCGCTGGTTCAAGACAGCAGACGGCACCCGCTTGCATGCCCTTCTGTTCACGGTGCCTGCGTCCAAAGGCCTAGTGTTCTACCTACATGGCAACGCGGGCGCCCTCGATAGTTGGGGGGAAGAAGCTTCCACGTACACGCGCCTAGGCTACGAGGTGCTGCTCCTCGACTACCGGGGCTACGGCAAAAGCGGCGGCCAGATTGAAAGCCAAGCGCAATTCCTGCAGGATGTAGAAACAGTGTATCAGCACCTGCTCACGGAGTACCCCGAAAACCGAGTAGTTCTGGTGGGGTACTCGCTGGGTACCGGCGCCGCGGCCTGGCTGGCAGCTCGGCACCAGCCCCGCTTGCTGCTTCTGCAGGCGCCCTACCCGAGTTTACGTGCTTTGGCGCGGCAGTATTATCCGTGGGTGCCTGCTTTCCTAGTGCGTTACCCCATGGCTACCTACAAGCTACTGCCTCAGGTGACGTCTCCTATCGTAATCTTTCACGGCGACCAAGACGAGGTAATTGCTTATCAGTTGGCGGCCTCGTTGAAAGCCGCACTCAAGCCGCAAGACCACTTCATTACGCTGCCTGGGGTCGGACACAACACTATAACCAACAGCCTAGCTTATCAGGAGGCTATTGGGCATTTCTTGGGCCAGTAG
- the moaD gene encoding molybdopterin converting factor subunit 1: MNLKIALFGIAKEIVGQSVLEVNAPEGQPVEQLLEQLRTQYPALSQLSSLAVAVNNEYAEDTQLLQERDEIALIPPVAGG; encoded by the coding sequence ATGAACTTGAAAATAGCTCTTTTTGGCATTGCCAAAGAAATAGTAGGCCAGTCGGTGTTGGAAGTGAATGCGCCGGAAGGCCAACCCGTAGAACAGTTGCTGGAGCAGTTGCGCACGCAGTACCCAGCCCTAAGCCAGCTCAGCAGCCTGGCCGTTGCCGTCAACAACGAGTACGCCGAAGACACGCAGCTTCTACAGGAGCGAGACGAAATTGCGCTGATTCCGCCAGTGGCCGGTGGCTAA
- the moeB gene encoding molybdopterin-synthase adenylyltransferase MoeB codes for MYFLHSCPVLTSEERNRYRRHLQLPEIGEAGQLLLKNARVLVVGAGGLGCPVLQYLAAAGVGTLGIVDADKVELSNLQRQILYGPRDIGQFKAEVAGRVVRQLNPLVHTEVQMCRVTLGNVREIVTKYDIVVDGSDNFPTRYLLNDACVSLNKPLVSGAIYKYEGQVSVFNYQGGPTYRCLFPKQPSGKEAPNCDATGVLGVLPGLIGTAQAAEALKVVLGIGEVLNGRLWVLDVLTFQTRIMKFSRRPESAAVNLQTADPADYADLCGAGVNAISATELQQQLESEHAPFLLDVREPEEYVVRHLPGATLLPLGSLEKGVSSIPRHHPVVVYCQSGRRSAQAIERLQTNFGFANLLNLDGGIQAWAELEVNERVSE; via the coding sequence TTGTACTTCTTACACAGCTGCCCCGTGCTTACCTCCGAGGAACGAAACCGCTACCGACGCCATCTGCAACTCCCCGAAATAGGTGAAGCCGGTCAGCTATTACTGAAAAACGCCCGTGTACTAGTAGTTGGAGCCGGTGGCTTAGGCTGCCCCGTGTTGCAATATCTGGCCGCCGCCGGGGTAGGCACCCTTGGCATCGTAGACGCCGACAAAGTGGAGCTGAGCAACTTGCAACGTCAGATTCTGTACGGGCCCCGTGATATTGGGCAGTTCAAAGCTGAAGTGGCAGGCCGGGTGGTCCGGCAACTCAACCCCTTGGTGCATACCGAGGTGCAGATGTGCCGCGTCACGCTGGGCAACGTCCGCGAAATTGTAACTAAATACGATATCGTGGTGGACGGGTCCGACAACTTCCCGACGCGCTACTTGCTCAACGATGCTTGCGTCAGTTTAAACAAGCCGCTGGTGTCAGGCGCTATTTATAAGTATGAGGGGCAGGTTTCGGTGTTCAATTACCAAGGCGGCCCCACTTACCGCTGCTTGTTTCCAAAGCAGCCTTCTGGCAAAGAAGCGCCGAACTGCGACGCCACGGGTGTGTTGGGCGTGCTGCCCGGTCTGATTGGTACTGCCCAAGCGGCTGAGGCCCTGAAAGTGGTGTTGGGTATTGGGGAAGTGCTGAACGGCCGCTTATGGGTGCTGGATGTTCTCACGTTCCAGACGCGCATCATGAAGTTTTCTCGGCGGCCGGAGTCGGCGGCTGTCAACCTGCAAACCGCTGACCCCGCCGACTACGCCGACCTGTGCGGCGCGGGCGTGAATGCCATTTCGGCCACGGAGCTTCAGCAACAACTGGAATCCGAACACGCGCCTTTCCTGCTGGATGTGCGCGAGCCAGAAGAGTACGTGGTCAGGCACTTGCCGGGCGCTACATTGCTACCACTCGGCAGCTTGGAAAAAGGTGTAAGCTCTATTCCGCGGCATCATCCGGTAGTGGTGTACTGCCAATCGGGGCGTCGGAGTGCCCAGGCCATCGAACGTTTGCAAACCAACTTCGGCTTTGCCAACCTGCTCAACCTGGACGGCGGCATACAGGCTTGGGCGGAACTTGAAGTGAACGAGCGGGTAAGCGAATAG
- the fdhD gene encoding formate dehydrogenase accessory sulfurtransferase FdhD: MKVFLPPTSYEYVTVHKVQDDHAATASDVLAVEEPLEIRVGYGPAGQREHRTLSITMRTPGHDFELAAGFLLTEGIIRNRQELHGVIYCPDVEKEEERENVVRAELAPTAIPDLPRLERHFYTSSSCGVCGKTSIEAVNAATCPVLPTHGPYVSPDLIHTLPAKQRAAQALFEQTGGLHAAALFSPEGELLLLREDVGRHNALDKVIGAALLQEWLPLHNHILLVSGRASFELVQKAAVAGIPILTAVGAPSSLAVSAARNFGMTICGFVRQNRYNVYCHEWRLRLPPEAGHLASSGSN; the protein is encoded by the coding sequence TTGAAAGTCTTTCTTCCACCCACCAGCTACGAGTACGTGACCGTGCACAAAGTGCAGGACGACCACGCAGCCACTGCTTCCGATGTATTGGCGGTGGAAGAGCCGCTGGAAATCCGGGTTGGGTATGGCCCTGCCGGTCAGCGCGAACACCGCACGCTCTCTATCACCATGCGCACGCCCGGCCACGATTTCGAGCTGGCGGCCGGCTTTCTGCTCACCGAAGGTATCATTCGGAATCGGCAGGAACTGCACGGCGTCATTTATTGCCCCGATGTAGAAAAAGAAGAAGAGCGCGAAAATGTGGTGCGGGCCGAGCTAGCCCCCACGGCCATCCCCGATCTGCCGCGCCTAGAGCGGCACTTCTATACCAGCAGCAGCTGCGGCGTCTGCGGCAAAACCAGCATCGAAGCCGTTAATGCCGCAACGTGCCCTGTTCTTCCCACCCATGGCCCCTACGTTTCGCCCGACCTGATCCACACGTTACCCGCCAAGCAGCGGGCTGCTCAGGCATTGTTCGAGCAAACGGGTGGGTTGCATGCCGCCGCCTTGTTTTCGCCTGAAGGAGAGTTGCTGCTATTGCGCGAAGACGTAGGCCGACACAACGCACTAGACAAGGTAATTGGGGCGGCCCTACTACAGGAGTGGCTGCCACTGCACAACCACATCTTGTTGGTGAGCGGCCGTGCCAGCTTCGAGCTCGTACAGAAAGCGGCCGTGGCCGGTATCCCAATTCTAACGGCCGTAGGTGCTCCCAGCTCTTTAGCTGTTTCCGCCGCCCGCAATTTCGGCATGACCATCTGTGGCTTCGTGCGGCAAAACCGCTACAACGTGTATTGCCACGAATGGCGCCTGCGTCTCCCACCCGAAGCAGGTCACCTTGCTTCGTCCGGCTCCAACTAA
- the moaA gene encoding GTP 3',8-cyclase MoaA, whose product MSAVPSVLYDTHGRPLEYVRLAVTDRCNLRCFYCMPEEGIKYMPKQQLLTYEEMERLVGLMAGLGVRKVRLTGGEPFVRRDLVPFMTRLAALPGIDDISLTTNGVLTAPYVPELARIGVKAVNLSLDTLDRARFARITRRDELPRVMDTFYALLTAGIQVKINAVVMDGQNIEDIVPLTELTRELPVEVRFIEEMPFNGGSHAATPATLPWNHRRIREHLEEHFGALTPLAVPAGATASEYTIAGHMGHVGIIAAYSRTFCGTCNRIRLTAEGGLKTCLYDQGVLDVKALLRGGSSDATIIEALTTAFRYRAANGFDAERQRPLHQLSFESMSTIGG is encoded by the coding sequence ATGTCCGCTGTTCCGTCTGTTTTGTATGATACCCATGGCCGGCCGCTCGAGTACGTGCGGCTAGCCGTAACGGACCGCTGCAACCTGCGCTGCTTCTACTGCATGCCCGAAGAAGGCATCAAGTACATGCCCAAGCAGCAGTTGCTTACCTACGAGGAAATGGAGCGCCTAGTGGGCCTGATGGCCGGGCTAGGGGTTCGCAAAGTGCGCCTGACCGGCGGTGAGCCTTTCGTGCGGCGCGACTTAGTGCCGTTTATGACTCGGCTGGCAGCGCTACCTGGTATCGACGATATCAGTCTGACCACTAACGGGGTACTGACGGCTCCTTACGTGCCCGAACTGGCGCGCATTGGTGTGAAAGCCGTCAATCTGAGCCTCGATACGCTGGACCGCGCCCGGTTTGCCCGCATCACGCGCCGCGACGAGCTACCCCGCGTCATGGACACGTTTTATGCATTGCTCACTGCTGGCATCCAAGTGAAAATCAATGCGGTGGTGATGGATGGCCAGAACATCGAAGACATTGTGCCGCTCACTGAACTGACGCGGGAGCTGCCGGTGGAAGTGCGCTTCATCGAGGAAATGCCTTTCAATGGTGGCAGCCACGCCGCTACGCCCGCCACGCTGCCCTGGAACCACCGCCGCATCCGGGAGCACCTAGAAGAGCATTTCGGAGCGCTTACTCCCCTAGCGGTACCGGCGGGAGCCACCGCTTCCGAATACACCATTGCGGGCCATATGGGACACGTAGGCATTATTGCGGCCTATTCGCGTACGTTTTGCGGCACCTGCAACCGCATTCGGCTCACGGCGGAAGGCGGCCTCAAAACCTGCCTCTACGACCAAGGGGTGCTCGATGTAAAAGCGTTGCTGCGGGGCGGGTCTTCAGATGCTACCATTATAGAGGCTCTCACAACAGCTTTCCGGTACCGAGCGGCCAACGGCTTTGATGCCGAGCGCCAACGCCCGTTGCATCAGCTCAGCTTCGAGTCGATGTCGACTATTGGCGGCTAA